One window from the genome of Moraxella nasibovis encodes:
- the dnaX gene encoding DNA polymerase III subunit gamma/tau produces MMSQYQVLARKYRPKDFSQLLGQQHVWQALANAIDTGRLHHAYLFTGTRGVGKTTIARILAKCLNCETGITSTPCGVCDTCVSVDAGRFIDLIEIDAASRTKVEDTRDLLENVPYAPTQGRYKVYLIDEVHMLSTHSFNALLKTLEEPPEHVKFILATTDPQKLPITIVSRCLQFVLRPMSQVQLHEHLADILNQENVSFSKQALWQLAESAKGSVRDALSLTDQAIAFGGGKISDESVNAMLGLVDGLDVLRLIDDIYLGDARRIAEHITRLRQQMVDAVAMLDKLVDALHELAMMQYLPLSMDKNEEQKAAFAKLSQKIPADVLQLYYEIAIRARESVRLASTPMQALEMGVLRLLAFRPLAVGEMARPVIQTDSINEPTPADAPTDASNAMPLESADLPSNQTEIDETHEINEINEINEINEINEINEINEINEINEINEINEINEINEIDEIDEIDEIDEIDEIDEIDEIDEIDEIDEIDEVKTNAQPNVASDASKPSPSDEMAEPSDAQPNIQEDAPTTASDAPSLAIQEVEQVQADAVLAPPTQADAISDQKSALKAELLPPPTDMSGEWNAQKWDFWLSEARQDGLFDNDELALLMHSQMLGDIDGVSTLHVESHNAQVSKSFASAKVKIGERLPKMTLGDEPSLLSDADRLATPYVLQQERQAAVLIRAQNQLIQSPVTQALWQQGFIIDDGNPILSGSKLTLNS; encoded by the coding sequence ATTATGTCACAATACCAAGTCTTAGCCCGAAAATACCGCCCCAAAGATTTTAGCCAGCTGCTCGGGCAGCAACATGTCTGGCAGGCGCTTGCCAATGCCATTGACACAGGGCGGCTGCACCATGCTTATCTGTTCACAGGTACTCGTGGTGTGGGCAAGACGACCATCGCTCGAATCCTTGCCAAATGCCTAAACTGCGAAACAGGCATCACCAGTACGCCTTGTGGGGTGTGTGATACCTGTGTGAGCGTGGATGCTGGCAGATTCATTGACTTGATTGAGATCGATGCGGCGAGTCGTACGAAGGTGGAAGACACCAGAGATTTGCTTGAAAATGTGCCTTATGCTCCCACGCAAGGGCGCTACAAGGTGTATCTGATTGACGAAGTGCATATGCTCTCGACCCATTCTTTTAATGCATTGTTAAAGACGCTAGAAGAGCCGCCCGAGCATGTCAAATTTATCCTAGCCACCACCGACCCGCAAAAACTGCCCATTACCATCGTCTCCCGCTGTTTGCAATTTGTGCTGCGTCCGATGTCACAGGTACAGCTGCATGAGCATTTGGCGGATATTTTGAATCAAGAAAATGTCAGTTTTTCCAAGCAGGCGCTTTGGCAGCTTGCCGAGTCTGCCAAAGGATCGGTGCGTGACGCCCTGTCTTTGACTGACCAAGCCATCGCCTTTGGTGGCGGTAAGATCAGCGATGAAAGCGTCAATGCGATGCTCGGTCTGGTCGATGGCTTGGATGTGCTTAGGCTGATTGATGACATTTATTTGGGTGATGCTCGCCGCATTGCCGAGCACATCACCCGCCTAAGACAGCAGATGGTGGATGCGGTGGCGATGCTTGATAAGCTGGTCGATGCCTTGCATGAGCTTGCCATGATGCAGTATTTGCCACTGTCGATGGATAAAAATGAAGAGCAAAAAGCAGCATTTGCCAAACTGTCACAAAAAATCCCTGCCGATGTCTTGCAGCTGTATTATGAGATTGCCATCAGGGCAAGAGAGAGCGTGCGTCTGGCAAGTACGCCAATGCAGGCGCTAGAAATGGGCGTTTTAAGATTGCTTGCCTTTCGTCCTTTGGCGGTCGGCGAGATGGCACGCCCCGTCATACAAACCGACTCCATAAACGAGCCGACGCCAGCCGATGCACCAACAGACGCAAGCAATGCTATGCCATTGGAGTCTGCTGATTTGCCATCAAATCAAACCGAAATCGACGAAACTCACGAAATTAACGAAATTAACGAAATTAACGAAATTAACGAAATTAACGAAATTAACGAAATTAACGAAATTAACGAAATTAACGAAATTAACGAAATTAACGAAATTAACGAAATTAACGAAATTGATGAAATTGATGAAATTGATGAAATTGATGAAATTGATGAAATTGATGAAATTGATGAAATTGATGAAATTGATGAAATTGATGAAATTGATGAAGTCAAAACCAATGCTCAACCAAATGTCGCCAGTGATGCAAGCAAGCCATCACCAAGCGATGAGATGGCTGAGCCGTCAGATGCTCAGCCAAACATTCAAGAAGACGCACCGACCACCGCAAGCGACGCACCCAGCCTAGCCATTCAAGAGGTGGAGCAGGTGCAAGCTGATGCAGTCTTAGCGCCGCCTACACAAGCCGATGCCATCAGTGATCAAAAGAGCGCCTTAAAAGCCGAGCTTTTGCCACCGCCTACCGACATGAGTGGCGAGTGGAATGCACAAAAATGGGACTTTTGGCTGTCTGAGGCTCGTCAAGATGGGCTGTTTGATAACGATGAGCTGGCGCTGCTCATGCATAGCCAAATGCTCGGAGATATCGACGGTGTCAGCACGCTGCATGTAGAAAGTCACAACGCCCAAGTCAGCAAAAGCTTTGCCAGCGCCAAAGTAAAAATCGGTGAACGCCTGCCAAAGATGACGCTTGGCGACGAGCCATCACTGCTGAGCGATGCTGATAGGCTTGCCACGCCCTATGTCTTGCAACAAGAGCGCCAAGCTGCCGTGCTTATCAGAGCGCAAAACCAACTCATCCAAAGCCCTGTCACGCAGGCGCTTTGGCAGCAAGGCTTTATCATCGATGATGGCAATCCCATTTTGTCGGGCAGTAAATTAACATTAAACTCCTAA
- a CDS encoding NRDE family protein, with the protein MCIVALAWQVCHQVPLFLISNRDEFYDRPSAGLDYQEDLRFYAGRDLSEGGTWLGVTKSGRWAVLTNYRDGRDRRKFATSRGHLLTAFLQSDDSPMQFAKALQKTQQDYAGFNLIVGNRQQAVYMSNKGHAPEALHGGVYVLSNGLMGDDWAKVAHLRKRFTQELLPLIGHDGTRLGGDVLAVGLDVLEDARTQERLPNTGIDEAWEKALSAIFVKTDGYGTCVSNVLAMTDETLTWHEKSQAGDDVGDIKTVHFALND; encoded by the coding sequence ATGTGTATCGTCGCCTTAGCGTGGCAAGTGTGTCATCAAGTGCCGCTGTTTTTGATTTCAAATCGTGATGAATTTTATGACAGACCAAGTGCAGGGCTTGATTATCAAGAGGATTTGAGATTTTATGCAGGTAGGGATTTGTCAGAAGGGGGAACTTGGCTTGGTGTGACAAAATCTGGACGCTGGGCGGTGCTGACCAATTATCGAGATGGTCGAGATCGGCGTAAGTTTGCCACTTCTCGTGGGCATCTCTTGACGGCGTTTTTGCAGTCTGATGACAGTCCCATGCAGTTTGCCAAAGCGCTACAAAAAACACAGCAAGACTATGCTGGCTTTAATCTCATCGTGGGCAATAGGCAGCAGGCGGTGTACATGAGCAACAAAGGTCATGCGCCAGAGGCTTTGCATGGCGGTGTGTATGTGCTGTCTAATGGTCTTATGGGTGATGACTGGGCGAAAGTGGCGCATTTACGAAAGCGTTTTACCCAAGAGCTGCTGCCGCTCATCGGGCATGACGGAACGAGGCTTGGCGGCGATGTTTTGGCGGTGGGCTTGGATGTCTTGGAAGATGCTCGCACCCAAGAGCGCCTGCCTAACACGGGCATCGATGAGGCATGGGAGAAGGCGTTGTCGGCGATATTTGTTAAGACAGATGGCTACGGCACTTGCGTCTCCAATGTGCTGGCGATGACTGACGAGACGCTGACTTGGCACGAAAAATCCCAAGCGGGCGATGATGTGGGAGATATAAAGACGGTGCATTTTGCCTTGAATGACTGA
- a CDS encoding fatty acid--CoA ligase yields the protein MDYQDYQSAHEAYAYPLLIKQLLNRAKVASKDQKIHYADRLTYTYADFFKRINRLANVLKSLDLQAGDVVAVMDWDSHRYLESYFAVPMSQYILQTVNIRLSPDKVLYTLNHAKPKVLLLNAEFAPMIQDYHLDVPSVEKVIWLDDGAFDGAPNAIPDYMHSLCAGEYEALLAAASEDFDFPDFDENTIATTFYTSGTTGDPKGVFFSHRQLVLHTLGITTAFALNAEKQGLGYGDVYMPVTPLFHVHGWGVPYMSTMIGIEQIYPGRYVPEKLVDMIEQKGVTFTHGVPTILQMLLGEMAKRGRKFDGLKMIIGGSRLTEGLARTAVANGVEAFTAYGMSETCPVITMSTFNQKEVLSEDEDIIRRTKTGVPVALVDIQLWQGGERIDAQDEQSTGEIVVRAPWLTQSYFKNHDAGDELWQGGYLHTQDIAHINREGNLQVTDRLKDVIKSGGEWVSSLEIETILSLHPSVADIAVIGVPDEKWGERPMALIVKKPDCQETKAEDILALAEQAFERGMIPKYGIPSQVRFLEQLPKTSVGKLDKKVMRDMFAKGLFAE from the coding sequence ATGGACTATCAAGACTATCAGAGCGCCCACGAGGCTTATGCCTATCCGCTACTCATCAAGCAGCTTTTGAACCGTGCCAAAGTCGCATCAAAAGACCAAAAGATCCACTATGCTGATCGCCTGACTTATACTTATGCTGACTTTTTCAAGCGCATCAATCGCCTTGCCAATGTCTTAAAGAGCCTTGATTTGCAGGCGGGCGATGTGGTGGCGGTGATGGATTGGGATTCGCATCGTTATTTGGAGAGTTATTTTGCGGTGCCGATGAGTCAGTACATTTTGCAGACGGTGAACATTCGCTTGTCGCCTGATAAGGTGCTGTACACGCTCAATCATGCCAAGCCTAAGGTGCTGCTGCTCAATGCAGAATTTGCGCCGATGATTCAAGATTATCACTTGGATGTGCCGTCCGTCGAAAAGGTCATTTGGCTGGACGATGGCGCTTTTGATGGTGCGCCAAATGCCATTCCTGACTACATGCACAGCTTATGCGCAGGCGAATACGAGGCACTGCTTGCTGCTGCCAGCGAAGATTTTGATTTTCCAGATTTTGATGAAAACACCATCGCCACCACCTTTTATACCAGTGGTACCACAGGCGATCCAAAGGGTGTATTTTTCAGCCATCGTCAGCTGGTGCTGCACACGCTTGGCATCACCACTGCCTTTGCGCTCAATGCCGAGAAGCAAGGCTTGGGATATGGCGATGTCTATATGCCAGTGACGCCGCTGTTTCATGTGCATGGCTGGGGTGTGCCATACATGTCAACGATGATCGGCATCGAGCAGATTTATCCGGGGCGCTATGTGCCTGAAAAGCTTGTGGACATGATTGAACAAAAGGGCGTGACCTTCACGCATGGCGTGCCGACCATCTTACAAATGCTTTTGGGTGAGATGGCGAAGCGTGGGCGTAAATTTGATGGCTTAAAGATGATCATCGGTGGCTCACGCCTGACCGAAGGGCTTGCCAGAACTGCCGTTGCCAACGGGGTGGAGGCGTTCACCGCTTATGGCATGTCGGAGACTTGCCCTGTCATCACGATGAGTACATTCAATCAAAAAGAGGTGCTGAGCGAAGATGAAGACATCATCCGCCGCACCAAGACGGGCGTGCCTGTGGCGCTGGTGGACATTCAGCTGTGGCAAGGCGGTGAGCGCATCGATGCCCAAGATGAGCAATCTACTGGCGAGATCGTGGTGCGTGCGCCGTGGCTCACCCAAAGCTACTTTAAAAACCACGACGCAGGCGACGAGCTGTGGCAGGGCGGCTATCTACACACCCAAGACATCGCCCACATAAATCGTGAGGGCAATCTGCAAGTCACCGACCGCCTAAAAGATGTCATCAAATCTGGTGGCGAGTGGGTGTCGTCGCTTGAAATCGAGACAATTTTGTCGCTGCATCCGAGCGTGGCAGACATCGCAGTGATCGGCGTGCCAGATGAGAAATGGGGTGAGCGTCCGATGGCACTCATCGTCAAAAAGCCAGACTGCCAAGAGACCAAAGCCGAGGACATTTTGGCGCTGGCTGAGCAGGCATTCGAGCGGGGTATGATTCCAAAATACGGCATACCAAGCCAAGTGAGATTTTTGGAGCAGCTGCCAAAAACCAGCGTCGGCAAGCTTGATAAGAAAGTCATGCGAGACATGTTTGCCAAAGGTTTGTTCGCCGAGTGA
- the lysS gene encoding lysine--tRNA ligase, whose product MSKETQTPETQLSENDLIAQRHAKLKDLENKAKENGKTAYPNTFKREDYAGDLQAQFEGVDKETIENGEKVYAKVAGRVMLNRGSFIVIQDMTGRIQLYVDRKGLDADTLELIKSLDLGDIVAGTGFLGRSGKGDLYVHLEQFELLTKSLRPLPDKFHGLTDTEVKYRQRYLDLMVNEETRKTFEIRSKVVAGIREYLTNERYMEVETPMMHIIPGGASARPFVTHHNALDMELFLRIAPELYLKRLVVGGFERVFEINRNFRNEGVSTRHNPEFTMIEFYQAYADYKDLMALTENMLEKLAMDILGTTDVPYGEEVFSFKAPFAKIPMSEAILKYNPNLTLDNINDREFLADFVKNTLKEEVKPSFGLGKLQTIVFEETVETQLRQPTFITEYPAETSPLARRNDDNPHITDRFEFFIGGRELANGFSELNDPIDQAERFKQQVAEKDAGDDEAMHYDADFIEALEYGLPPTAGEGIGIDRLVMLFANAPSIRDVILFPHMRHK is encoded by the coding sequence ATGTCAAAAGAGACCCAAACCCCTGAAACACAACTCAGCGAAAACGATTTAATCGCCCAACGCCACGCCAAATTAAAAGACTTGGAAAATAAAGCCAAAGAAAATGGCAAAACCGCTTATCCCAATACTTTTAAGCGTGAAGATTATGCAGGCGATTTACAAGCCCAATTTGAAGGCGTGGATAAAGAAACCATTGAAAATGGCGAAAAAGTGTATGCCAAAGTCGCAGGACGAGTGATGCTTAATCGTGGCTCGTTTATCGTCATTCAAGATATGACAGGTCGTATCCAACTTTATGTCGATAGAAAAGGGCTTGATGCCGATACTTTGGAGCTGATTAAATCGCTAGATTTGGGCGATATTGTAGCTGGCACAGGTTTTTTGGGTCGTTCTGGCAAAGGCGATTTATATGTTCATTTAGAGCAATTTGAATTATTGACTAAATCACTGCGCCCACTTCCTGATAAATTTCACGGTTTGACCGATACCGAAGTGAAATATCGCCAACGATATTTAGATTTGATGGTGAACGAAGAAACCCGTAAAACTTTTGAAATTCGCTCAAAAGTGGTGGCAGGCATTCGTGAATATCTCACCAATGAACGCTATATGGAAGTTGAAACGCCAATGATGCACATTATCCCAGGTGGTGCATCTGCTCGTCCGTTTGTTACGCATCATAATGCCTTGGATATGGAGCTGTTTTTGCGTATTGCCCCAGAGCTTTATTTAAAACGCTTGGTGGTTGGCGGTTTTGAGCGTGTATTTGAAATTAACCGTAACTTCCGTAACGAAGGCGTTTCTACTCGTCATAATCCTGAATTTACGATGATTGAATTTTATCAAGCCTATGCTGATTATAAAGATTTAATGGCATTGACTGAAAATATGCTTGAAAAATTGGCAATGGATATTTTAGGAACGACTGATGTCCCTTATGGCGAAGAAGTATTTAGTTTTAAAGCCCCATTTGCCAAAATCCCAATGAGCGAAGCGATTTTAAAATATAATCCTAATCTGACTTTGGATAATATCAATGACCGTGAATTCTTGGCGGATTTTGTTAAAAATACGTTAAAAGAAGAAGTCAAACCATCGTTCGGGTTGGGTAAATTACAAACCATTGTGTTTGAAGAAACGGTAGAAACACAGCTAAGACAGCCGACTTTTATTACTGAATACCCAGCAGAAACTTCGCCCCTTGCTCGCCGTAATGATGACAATCCACACATTACCGACCGTTTTGAATTCTTTATTGGCGGACGAGAACTTGCCAATGGCTTTTCAGAATTAAATGACCCAATCGACCAAGCCGAACGCTTTAAACAGCAGGTGGCAGAAAAAGACGCAGGCGATGATGAGGCAATGCATTATGATGCTGACTTTATTGAAGCCCTTGAATATGGCTTGCCGCCAACCGCAGGCGAAGGCATTGGTATTGACCGTTTGGTGATGCTATTTGCTAATGCACCAAGTATTCGTGATGTGATTTTATTCCCGCATATGCGTCATAAGTGA
- the prfA gene encoding peptide chain release factor 1, producing MKESLRHRLDQMADRFEEVTHLLSDPDVISDNKKFRALSMEHSELDELVGLWQAFVQAESDLETANEMLSDPDMRELAQDEIESAKAKIDELTETLNVAMLPKDPNDKATAFLEIRAGTGGDEAAIFSGDLFRMYQKYAQSQGWQVEVLSANEGEHGGYKEIISRVSGVGVYGRLKFESGAHRVQRVPATESQGRVHTSACTVAVMPEIEIDDTVEINPADLRIDTYRSSGAGGQHVNTTDSAVRITHIPTGVVAECQQERSQHANKDKAMKMLVAKIQQAKVQAQVDATSDMRRNLVGSGDRSERIRTYNFPQGRMTDHRINLTLYKLDAIMEGDLGELLDSLLREHQADLMASVGE from the coding sequence ATGAAAGAAAGTTTACGCCACCGCCTTGACCAAATGGCGGACAGATTTGAAGAAGTGACCCATTTGTTGTCCGATCCAGATGTGATTTCGGACAATAAAAAGTTCCGTGCCTTGTCCATGGAGCATAGCGAGTTGGACGAATTGGTGGGGCTGTGGCAGGCGTTTGTCCAAGCCGAAAGCGACCTTGAAACCGCCAATGAAATGCTGTCCGACCCTGATATGCGTGAGCTTGCCCAAGACGAAATTGAGTCGGCAAAAGCCAAAATTGATGAGCTTACCGAAACCCTAAATGTCGCCATGCTCCCAAAAGACCCTAATGACAAGGCAACGGCATTTTTGGAAATCCGAGCAGGCACAGGCGGCGATGAAGCAGCGATATTCTCGGGCGATTTGTTTCGTATGTACCAAAAATACGCACAAAGTCAAGGCTGGCAGGTGGAAGTGCTGTCGGCAAACGAAGGCGAACACGGCGGCTATAAAGAAATCATCAGCCGTGTGTCAGGCGTGGGCGTTTATGGACGGCTCAAATTTGAAAGCGGGGCTCATCGTGTTCAGCGAGTGCCAGCGACCGAGTCTCAGGGGCGTGTGCATACATCGGCGTGTACAGTTGCCGTGATGCCTGAGATTGAGATTGATGACACGGTGGAGATTAACCCTGCGGATTTACGGATTGACACCTATCGTTCAAGCGGGGCGGGCGGTCAGCATGTCAATACGACCGACAGTGCGGTGCGAATCACGCACATTCCCACAGGTGTGGTGGCAGAGTGTCAGCAAGAACGCTCTCAGCACGCCAACAAAGATAAAGCAATGAAAATGCTGGTTGCCAAAATCCAGCAAGCCAAAGTTCAAGCCCAAGTAGATGCCACGAGCGATATGAGACGAAATCTAGTCGGCTCTGGCGACCGCTCGGAACGCATTCGCACCTATAATTTCCCACAAGGGCGTATGACCGACCACCGTATCAATTTGACCCTTTATAAGCTAGATGCGATTATGGAAGGGGATTTGGGTGAGTTATTGGACAGTTTACTGCGAGAACATCAGGCGGATTTGATGGCGAGTGTTGGGGAATAA
- a CDS encoding putative quorum-sensing-regulated virulence factor, translating into MNAIILDTETTGMSMPHATEIAWIEIDEHLNQTNLSFNQRFNPLKPIESGASRVTGIYDEDVKDAPPHTTFDMPKVTYVIGHNIRYDLGVLQNAGVDLSSIKPICTCNLARKYFGELPRFSLGALLTHFYPEDKAVYENHAHGAYYDVLFTYKVLIALNQRIGASDFETLFIESLPTKMPFGKHKGKRFEEVPEDYKRWLLRQDIDNALKVALFY; encoded by the coding sequence ATGAACGCAATCATTCTAGACACCGAGACCACAGGCATGAGTATGCCACACGCCACCGAGATTGCATGGATTGAGATTGATGAGCATCTAAACCAAACCAATCTTAGCTTTAATCAGCGTTTCAACCCCCTAAAACCCATCGAGTCTGGGGCAAGTCGGGTCACAGGCATCTATGATGAGGATGTCAAAGATGCGCCGCCACACACCACTTTTGACATGCCAAAGGTGACTTATGTGATTGGGCATAACATTCGCTATGATTTGGGCGTCCTTCAAAACGCAGGTGTCGATTTGTCATCGATCAAGCCGATTTGTACTTGCAATTTGGCAAGAAAATATTTTGGCGAGCTGCCAAGATTTAGCCTTGGCGCGCTTTTGACGCATTTTTATCCTGAGGATAAGGCGGTCTATGAAAATCATGCGCATGGCGCTTATTATGATGTGCTTTTTACCTATAAAGTGCTGATTGCACTAAACCAAAGGATTGGCGCAAGCGACTTTGAGACTTTATTCATCGAAAGCCTGCCCACTAAGATGCCCTTTGGCAAGCACAAAGGCAAGCGTTTTGAGGAAGTGCCAGAGGATTATAAGCGCTGGCTGCTGCGCCAAGACATTGATAATGCCTTAAAAGTGGCGCTGTTTTATTAA